CTGAAGGTACAGATATATTGTTGCGTGGCGACAAAGTAGAAACTCTCAGCGAGGCTATTTCTATTGGTGGACATATTCGTGCTGCTTATAGGGGTGGATGGGGGTTCAGCAGTTTTAACCGCTTGACAACAATTGCTGAACGTATCGAAGAAGCAATTGCTGCTGCGAGGATGGTTGGTGATGAAGAAACTATACTTGCTCCGATTGAACCAGTGCAAGCAGTTTGTCAATTACCCTTGACAGGTACTGATCCCCGGCATATTTCCTTGACTCGTAAAAAACAATTGTGCGATCGCTATTGTGATCTCCTTAAAAGTGTAGACCATCGCATCACTACCACATCTGTACGCTACAGTGATACCAGTCAAAGAGTAATTGTTGCTACCAGTGAAGGTACTTTTATCGAACAGTCTTGGGTAGATATAGAAATGCGCTTTGCTGCGACTGCTAGAGATGGTGATACTGTACAAACTGGTAGAGAAACCACCGGTTCCCGCCAAGCTTTTGAAGATTTAATCAACTTAGACACACAAGTCAAAAGCGCCGCCGAAAGGGCAGTAGCAGCTTTAACTTTGCCATCAGTTAAAGGTAATACCTACACTGTAGTTATTGATCCGATTCTCACTGGTTTATTTGTTCACGAAGCCTTCGGACATCTGTCGGAAGCGGATATGGCTTACGAAAACCCAGATTTGTTAGAGGTGATGACCTTTGGACGCAGGTTTGGCCCGGAAGAATTGCAAATTTTTGATGGTGCAGCCCCAAGTGGACATCGTGGTAGTTATTTTTATGATGATGAAGGTACACCTGCGACAACTACGCAGTTGATTCAAGATGGAATTTTGGTAGGAAGATTGCATTCTCGTGAAACCGCAGGTAAGTTAGGGGAAGCAGCAACAGGCAACGCTAGGTGTCTTAATTATTACTATGCCCCAATTGTTCGCATGACCAATACATGGATAGAGAGAGGTAAAACACCTGTGGCTGATTTATTTAGTGGTATTAAAGAAGGAGTTTATGCTCGTAACTGGTTGGGTGGAATGACCAATGGGGAAATGTTCACCTTTAGCGCAGGGGAAGCTTGGATGATTAGAAATGGGAAAATAGCCGAACCAGTCAAAGATGTAACTCTCTCAGGAAACGTTTTTCAAACCCTAGCAGATATAGAAGCAATTGGTGACGACTTTTACTGGGACGAGTCTGGTGGTTGTGGTAAAGGCGCACAAAATGGTTTAGCTGTAGGTTGTGGCGGGCCAAGTCTGCGGATACGCGATGTGGTTGTGGGGGGAGAGGCGTGAGTGATAGGGATTGGACAGACAAGGGGGACAAGGGGGCGGAGGGGAACAAGGGAGAGTATGAGGAGTATGAGGAGTATGAGGAGTGTGGGAAGTGTGTAGACACGCTTATAGGCTTAAGGTAAGGGTGGAGTGTGAGGAATAACCAAATACTAACCACTAATGTACAGACGCGATGTTCCTCGCGTCTGTACCCACTAACTACTAACCAATGACAAATGACCAATGACAAATGACGACCCCAACTAGCTAAATTTGCATATCTCTAGGGGAGAACAGGTGAGGGTTTTTTAATGCTAAATTTAAAATTCACACAACCCAGACGCATACGAGCATTCCTAATCCAAAATCGAAAATCGAAAATCCAAAATCGTATTGGGTGGTTCTCATGTGCTTTTCTCATCACCACCTGTCTCATACCTACAATTATTCCCCGTCCTGTTTTGGGTGCAGAAAGGTTAACTCTGTCCTACGGTCTGTTAGAACGTTCTGTATCGGTTAAATCTTTAGAAGATTATGCCAGAACAGGCAAAATAGACGATGAATTGGCTGCCTATTTTCAATATGCACCCAAAGAGCGACTACAGCAGGTCAAACAGATTTTACTAACTCCTATTCCCTTGAATGTAGTACAAGTTTCCCAGTTTCTCTACACACCAATTGGGGAGAGATTACTAGAAAATTTGGCAACAGTGATTGAGGGTGAAACTCGCGCTACTGGTTTATACGGAATTCGTGCAGCATTAATTTTAGCTGCGGCTGAACCGGAAGGCTTAACTTTATTAAATGTACTACGCAAGTTTCCCTCAAGTGAGGTTTCGATTAATTTAGCCCGCGCCCTACAGCTAGCCAACTTAGCCCAGAGTTTTCTCAATCAGACTCAACAAGCGATCGCCCTAATTCAAAAAGAAGCTAACCAAGAAACAACCACTGCTTCACCAGAAAATATTAGTACCACTACAAACTTATTGCAACCAGGATCTTATCAATGGCAAAAGCAAACCATTAACCTCAATGACAAGTCTCGCGATCGTATCTATCCGGCCGACATTTACTTACCACAAGTTTCTCAGCCTAGACCAGTTATTGTCATCTCCCACGGACTTGGTTCTGATCGAACTAGTTTTGTTTACTTAGCTGAATATTTGGCTTCCTATGGGTTTGTTGTCGCGGTTCCGGAACATCCTGGTAGCAACGCTCAGCAGTTACAAGCTTTACTATCAGGTAGATCAGCTGAGATTACAAGTCCCAGGGAGTTCATTGATCGACCTTTGGATATAAGATACCTTTTAGATGAACTTGCTCGCCTATCAAAGTCTGAACCAGCTTTCCAAGGACGGTTAAATTTGGAACAGGTAGGCGTGATTGGTCAATCCTTTGGAGGTTACACAGTTTTAGCATTAGCAGGCGCACCAATAAACTTTCCCCAGATCCAACAAAGCTGTCCATCCTCTCGAGATACCCTCAATGTCTCGCTTTTGCTCCAGTGTTTGACTGCGGAATTACCCTTATCTGAGGAGTATAATCTGTCTGATCCACGCATCAAAGCAGCGATCGCTATTAACCCAGTTAACAGCATTGTTCTCGGCAAAGATAGCCTCAGTCAAATCAAAATTCCGGTCATGATTGTCAGTAGCAGTAATGATACAGCTGCTCCGGCTTTGCCAGAACAAATTCTACCTTTTACTTGGTTAACAACTCCTAACAAGTATTTAGCATTAATTAGTGGCGGTACGCACTTTTCGACAATTGCAGAATCACCAAACTCCGTCATCCCTGTTCCAGAACAAGTAATCGGCCCAAATCCAGCCTTGGCACAACGCTATGTTAAGTTTTTAAGCCTGCCATTTTTCCAAAGCTATGTGGCGAATCAATCAAGTTACCTAGTTTATTTAAGTGCAGATTACATCAACAGAATTAGTCAACAACCATTGCCACTATCGTTAGTGCGATCGCTTAATTTGAATAGGGATAATACTTCCCAAGTACAACTTACGGCTGATATGAAGACGGAAGGAACATTGCGTTTGGTAAAAAATAGTTTTTTTAGAAATCGACCACTCTCTTGGAAAGCTTTGATCGCCCCAAGCCGGCGCTCAAACTTTCCGCCGATGCACACCGATAAACAACGGACACGTGCTACAACGGGGGGAACCCCCGCAACGCAGTGTCCTCCAGATGACACAGATGGATTTTCTGTGGGTGTTGGAGTGGTAATTGGTATTGTTGAAGCTTGTAGTGAGTGCTTCAGCACTCATGATAAACAGTGCTTTGATCAACACATGACTAACGGTAAACTAAGAGACAAATCTGTTAGTCAGTAATCCGATTAACTTAAGGTAATATTACAGTTATTATTTCCGCAGGCTACACCCCACCAGAACAATTTAGTAGACAGGCTGTACCTCAGTCTGATTTTTTTGCATTAGGACGCACATTTGTCTTTTTGCTGATAGGTAAAGAACCAAATAACCCGGCAATTTATGATGCTTATACAGCCCAGATGCGTTGGCGTGATTATGCTAATAACATTCTGCCGCAGCTTGCAGATTTGATTGACCAGATGATGACACATTCGCCTGATCAGCGTCCAGCCAATACTCAGGTGATTTTACAAAGGTTGGCAGAGATTGACCAAATTTTGAATCCGCGTCAGCCTCGTTCTACTCCTTCAGTGTCTGCGACTTCATCAGTTCCACCGATACAGCCAGTATACACACCTCAATCAACAATACCAGCGACAGCGCCTGTTCAAAACAAATCTTTTGGATGGGGCTTTTGGCTAAAGTGGCTATTAACATGTATTGTTGGTGAGGGTGTAAATAATTCTTTTTATATTTGGTTGGCTATTCCTACGCCTACGCCTTTAAGCTATGGTGTGAGTGCAGCAGTAAGCGGAATTGTTACAGGGACAATTCAATGGCTGATTTTGCGAAAGCACTTTTCCGAATCTGGTTGGTGGGTATTGTCAGCTTGAGAACTTCTCATACACTACTCAAATACAGGCGGCTATAGTTCAGAAATTGCAACTTCCCAACCAGGAAATAACTCAGGAATAGCTAACTTATCTTCACCTGCTAACAATTCCATCTCACCATTTGGACGATACACACTCACAGTTAATTCATCTGGATTTATTAATATTCCAACCTGCGCTCCTAATTGCAAAAATAGCTTGATTTTTTCTTCAATCGTACGAATACGATCTGTTTTCAATTTAATTTCTACTACCAAATCTGGAACCAAATTAGCAAAATCGCGTACAGTAAGTTTTAATCTTGCTGCTGACACAAAAGAAACATCTGGCGCTCTTAGATCCGTGTTGGGCATAATAAATCCACCACTAGAATCAAATATCCTTCCAAGTCGGCGAGGTTTAACCCAATTACCCAGCAGTCTGATAAACTCGGCGCCTATTTCACTTGATTCGATATCTGATGGCCCCATTACGACAATGTTTCCTTCCTGTAATTCCAGTTAGTAGTCAAGTTGTTCTTCTTGCAGGTTTTCTTGTAACTTTTTTAAATCCTGAATTGTGAGAGACATAGCAACCTCTACAAAGTCTCATTGCAATTTTATCTTTATTTATTCATTGGCGTAAAGCTATCATTCTACAATAATTAATAGTAAATTACGCCTAATATGAATTAGAACTATGGCAAAAATATTGTTTTTGAAATCAAACTCTGATCAATTGCCAAAAACCTTATATTGCTTCTTCATAATCACATTAGACGTAAATTTTTAATTTCAGAAATTATGGTTCAAATCATACAAACACAAACAGTTAACATTACATACATAAAAGAAAAATTTGGATTACAGTTAGCTGAAAGTGATCAATTCTTTACTGAGTGGTTTGAGAATTTACCAGAAATAACCACGCAAGAAAAGCAAACTCTAGATAGAGTTAAAACTAATTATCTCAGCCTGGTTGAGCGTCGTCCTATCTCTGAAGAAATGGTCAAAATGGTGGTGCTAGCTCCCTTGCTAGATTTAGCAGGATTTTATCGTTCTCCGTTTGACATCGAAACCGAAAAATCTATAGAAATCACCTTAGAAGATGCGGGAGAAATTTTTCGGGGACGCATTGATGTCTTAGTTATCAAACAACAGTTTTGGTTACTTGTAATAGAGTCTAAAAGTGCAGGATTTTCTCTTTTGACTGCCATACCACAAGCATTGGCTTATATGCTGAGTAATCCTGATCCTAAGCGACCAGGTTTTGGATTAGTATTGAATGGCAGTGATTTTATTTTCTTAAAACTAACTAAACAAAATCCACCAATATATGCTTTCTCTGATGAATTTACACTTTTAAAGCGAGAAAATGAATTATATAAAGTTCTGAGTATATTAAAAAAGCTAAGTCAAATTTTAATTGAATAATTATGTCTAATCGTCCTATCTACCTCGACAACCACGCCACCACACCTGTAGATGAACAGGTACTAGCAGCAATGCTACCCTACTTTACCGAACACTTTGGTAACCCTTCCAGCATTAATCATGTTTACGGTTGGGAAACAGAAGCAGCTGTCAAAAAATCACGAGAAATTTTAGCGACAGCTATCAATGCCACACCAGAAGAAATTGTTTTTACTAGTGGTGCGACAGAAGCGAATAATTTAGCTATCAAGGGAGTTGCTGAAGCTTATTTTCAAAAAGGTCAGCATATCATTACTGTTGCCACTGAACATAGTGCTGTACTTGATCCTTGTAAATATTTGCAAACTCTCGGTTTTGAAATTACAATTCTGCCTGTTCAAACAGACGGACTGATAGATTTAAATCAATTAGAAAAAGCCTTTCGTTCTGACACAATTTTAGTTTCGGTGATGGCTGCTAATAACGAAATTGGTGTGTTGCAGCCATTAGCAGAGATTGGTGAAATGTGCCGTGGACGTGGTGTAATTTTTCATAGTGATGCTGCTCAAGCTATTGGTAAGATTACCTTAGACGTGCAAACAATGCAAATTGACCTGATGTCACTGACAGCACACAAAGTCTACGGCCCCAAGGGAATCGGGGCGCTGTATGTCCGGCGTCGCAACCCCAGAGTGCAACTAGCTCCCCAGCAGCATGGCGGTGGACATGAACGGGGAATGCGTTCTGGTACTTTGTATACACCGCAAATAGTCGGATTTGGTAAGGCGGTAGAAATAGCTGTGCAAGCACAAGCTACAGAAAACAAACACCTCACCCAACTCCGACAGAGATTATGGGAGCAGCTTTCTGTGTTAGAGGGTATTCATTTTAATGGCCATCCTACTCAACGACTGGCAGGAAATTTGAATATTAGCGTTGAGGGAGTCGATGGAGCCGCTTTGCTGTTAGGCTTGCAACCAATCATGGCAGTATCTTCTGGTTCGGCTTGTTCCTCAGCAACCACTGCACCTTCTCATGTTTTGACAGCCTTAGGACATTCAGAACAGTTGGCTTATGCGTCGATTAGATTTGGTATTGGTCGGTTTAATACAGCAGAGGAGATGGAACGGGTGGGACAACATGTTATTTCTACAATTCAAAGTTTAAGAAAGCAAAGGACATTGGTCGAGAAAATCTCACAAACCTTGCCATGAAAATATGATAATTTCGAGGATGGTACTCCATCTCATGGCTATGAAACGGGATAAATATCTTGGTATTTTTTTTGCACTGGGGGTATTGCTAAGTGCTTTATCCTTTACTTTTTTAGCACAGGTTAAGCATTTGCCAGTTATTGCTCAAACAAATAATACTCCTTTCCAAACTAAAAAAGCGATCGCACGGTTCTGGCACGGTAGAACCCTGACTTCTAAAGCAGATGAATACTATGCCTATCTTATAGAAGCTGGTATCAAGAAAATTGAGTCGATTCCTGGGAATTTAGGAGCGCAAGTTTTTCGTCGTACTAACGGCAATATTACGGAGTTTACTGTTATTTCTTATTGGGAGTCGCTGGACGCGATTCGGAAGTTTGCAGGTAATGATATTGAAAAAGCCCGGTATCTTCCTAGAGATAAAGAGTATCTTCTAGAACTAGAACCAAATGTCAAACACTTTCAGGTTTTATTTGATGCTCGCAAATAATTGAATTTAGTTGATAATCATTATGACCCAAGAGTCAGAAAATACTTTGAAAGTTGGTCGTGAAGCATTTGCATACTTTCACCATGGTTTAGAAACTGGTGATTGGAAACAGTTTTTGGATATGCTCACAGAAGACTTCACTTTTTGGTTTCCGATGGGGAAATTTCACGGGTTGAATGTGGGTAAACAACGAGCGCAAGAGTTTTTTCAGTATGTTACACAGTCCTTTAGTCCTGGACTGAAACTGACTTCATTAGACCGTGTTACCAGCAATGAAACAACGGTTGTGTTTGAATTCCGAGATGAAGGGATGTTATTTGGAGAACCATATAAAAATCGGGTAGCAGTTTCCTTTGATGTGCGTGACAACAAAATTTGTAGCTACCGAGAGTATTTTGGCAGTGATGGCAAGTCGAATTGATTAGAAGGCAGCTTGCTGGAGGATAAATTACTTCTTCATCCTTCATCCTACTCTACCTTGAAGCCTATGAGCGCGTCTACATCCTTCATCCTTCATCTAGTTGTTCTCAGCAATTGACTTATTTAGTTCTCTGCACTTAGCTTCTGCCGCTTGAAAGGC
Above is a genomic segment from Fischerella sp. JS2 containing:
- a CDS encoding TldD/PmbA family protein, with product MPILLVDVQNLLSDLLKRYSSKVDYLMIRLEEAEGTDILLRGDKVETLSEAISIGGHIRAAYRGGWGFSSFNRLTTIAERIEEAIAAARMVGDEETILAPIEPVQAVCQLPLTGTDPRHISLTRKKQLCDRYCDLLKSVDHRITTTSVRYSDTSQRVIVATSEGTFIEQSWVDIEMRFAATARDGDTVQTGRETTGSRQAFEDLINLDTQVKSAAERAVAALTLPSVKGNTYTVVIDPILTGLFVHEAFGHLSEADMAYENPDLLEVMTFGRRFGPEELQIFDGAAPSGHRGSYFYDDEGTPATTTQLIQDGILVGRLHSRETAGKLGEAATGNARCLNYYYAPIVRMTNTWIERGKTPVADLFSGIKEGVYARNWLGGMTNGEMFTFSAGEAWMIRNGKIAEPVKDVTLSGNVFQTLADIEAIGDDFYWDESGGCGKGAQNGLAVGCGGPSLRIRDVVVGGEA
- a CDS encoding Uma2 family endonuclease; its protein translation is MELQEGNIVVMGPSDIESSEIGAEFIRLLGNWVKPRRLGRIFDSSGGFIMPNTDLRAPDVSFVSAARLKLTVRDFANLVPDLVVEIKLKTDRIRTIEEKIKLFLQLGAQVGILINPDELTVSVYRPNGEMELLAGEDKLAIPELFPGWEVAISEL
- a CDS encoding restriction endonuclease subunit R; the protein is MVQIIQTQTVNITYIKEKFGLQLAESDQFFTEWFENLPEITTQEKQTLDRVKTNYLSLVERRPISEEMVKMVVLAPLLDLAGFYRSPFDIETEKSIEITLEDAGEIFRGRIDVLVIKQQFWLLVIESKSAGFSLLTAIPQALAYMLSNPDPKRPGFGLVLNGSDFIFLKLTKQNPPIYAFSDEFTLLKRENELYKVLSILKKLSQILIE
- a CDS encoding IscS subfamily cysteine desulfurase gives rise to the protein MSNRPIYLDNHATTPVDEQVLAAMLPYFTEHFGNPSSINHVYGWETEAAVKKSREILATAINATPEEIVFTSGATEANNLAIKGVAEAYFQKGQHIITVATEHSAVLDPCKYLQTLGFEITILPVQTDGLIDLNQLEKAFRSDTILVSVMAANNEIGVLQPLAEIGEMCRGRGVIFHSDAAQAIGKITLDVQTMQIDLMSLTAHKVYGPKGIGALYVRRRNPRVQLAPQQHGGGHERGMRSGTLYTPQIVGFGKAVEIAVQAQATENKHLTQLRQRLWEQLSVLEGIHFNGHPTQRLAGNLNISVEGVDGAALLLGLQPIMAVSSGSACSSATTAPSHVLTALGHSEQLAYASIRFGIGRFNTAEEMERVGQHVISTIQSLRKQRTLVEKISQTLP
- a CDS encoding antibiotic biosynthesis monooxygenase family protein, whose product is MAMKRDKYLGIFFALGVLLSALSFTFLAQVKHLPVIAQTNNTPFQTKKAIARFWHGRTLTSKADEYYAYLIEAGIKKIESIPGNLGAQVFRRTNGNITEFTVISYWESLDAIRKFAGNDIEKARYLPRDKEYLLELEPNVKHFQVLFDARK
- a CDS encoding nuclear transport factor 2 family protein, producing the protein MTQESENTLKVGREAFAYFHHGLETGDWKQFLDMLTEDFTFWFPMGKFHGLNVGKQRAQEFFQYVTQSFSPGLKLTSLDRVTSNETTVVFEFRDEGMLFGEPYKNRVAVSFDVRDNKICSYREYFGSDGKSN